In Monodelphis domestica isolate mMonDom1 chromosome 4, mMonDom1.pri, whole genome shotgun sequence, one DNA window encodes the following:
- the LOC130458786 gene encoding zinc finger protein OZF-like isoform X2, with protein sequence MSEVKEPIADNDSSQDLLQEEERKRESELKRLVRPVPARHLHPREKRECGACGKAFLSHSNLVVAQGVPGRERTYRCHSCMMAPSQSSHLIPNQRICTRQKSYKCSECGRSFSRHSHLIQHQRIHTGEKPYQCEECGKAFSQCSHLIKHQRIHTREKLCPCGACGKAWNNQRMNPADMPYHCGECGKALGCHSDFLKHQKSHTGEKPHQCRECGKAFSHCSHLIVHERIHTGEKPYKCNECEKAFTQFSNLIQHQKIHTGEKPFRCNECGKSFSRHSHLTQHQRIHTGEKPYQCQECGKAFSNRSHLIQHQRVHTGEKSYQCNECGKAFSHCSHLIVHERIHTGQKPYPCNECGIAFSQCSNLVKHQRIHTREKPYQNNECVKTISHRPYLIKHQKAFIQNTPLSQRVHTQLET encoded by the coding sequence ATGTCAGAGGTAAAGGAGCCCATCGCAGACAATGACTCATCCCAGGACCTGTtgcaagaggaagaaagaaagcgaGAGAGCGAGTTGAAGAGGCTTGTGAGGCCAGTGCCTGCCCGCCACCTTCATCctagggagaaaagggaatgCGGTGCGTGTGGGAAAGCCTTCCTCAGCCACTCGAACCTTGTCGTGGCTCAGGGCGTTCCTGGCAGAGAGAGAACGTATAGATGTCATTCATGTATGATGGCCCCATCACAGAGTTCTCACCTCATCCCCAATCAGAGAATCTGCACTAGACAGAAGTCCTACAAATGCAGCGAATGTGGCAGAAGTTTTAGTCGTCATTCACACCTCATACAACATCAGAGGATTCACACAGGAGAGAAGCCTTATCAGTGTGAGGAGTGCGGGAAAGCCTTCAGTCAGTGTTCACACCTTATTAAGCACCAGAGGATTCATACTAGAGAGAAGCTGTGTCCCTGCGGTGCATGTGGGAAAGCCTGGAACAATCAGAGGATGAACCCTGCAGATATGCCTTATCATTGCGGCGAGTGTGGGAAGGCCTTGGGTTGCCACTCAGACTTCCTGAAGCATCAGAAGagtcacactggagagaagcctcaTCAGTGTcgtgaatgtgggaaagccttcagtcaCTGCTCACACCTTATTGTTCATGAGAGGATTCACACAggagagaaaccctataaatGTAATGAGTGTGAGAAAGCCTTCACTCAGTTCTCAAACCTCATTCAGCATCAGaagattcatactggagagaagccttttCGGTGCAACGAATGCGGGAAATCTTTTAGTCGACACTCCCACCTTACtcagcatcagagaattcatactggagagaagccttaccAATGTCAAGAATGTGGCAAGGCCTTCAGTAACCGCTCTCACCTTATTCAACATCAGCGAgttcatacaggagagaaatcTTAtcagtgtaatgaatgtgggaaagccttcagtcaCTGCTCCCACCTTATTGTCCATGAGAGGATTCACACTGGACAGAAGCCTTATccgtgtaatgaatgtgggataGCCTTCAGTCAGTGCTCAAACCTTGTGAAACATCAGAGGATTCATACCAGAGAGAAACCTTATCAAAATAACGAGTGTGTAAAAACCATCAGTCACCGCCCGTACCTTATTAAACATCAGAAAGCCTTCATTCAGAACACGCCTCTTTCTCAGAGGGTTCATACCCAGTTAGAAACCTAG